In Candidatus Mycalebacterium zealandia, one DNA window encodes the following:
- the secY gene encoding preprotein translocase subunit SecY yields MSASASGIPRISELNRRLLFTLFILIVYRLGVFIPVPGISPAQITQLFERTSGTAFDLFNVFSGGALEQASIFALGVIPYITASILMSLMVKAIPSLEALQKEEGQAGRRKINQYSRYGTVPISIIQATVLTLALETGAAEAPGLGFRLSTILTLTSGSMLVMWLGEQISEKGIGNGVSLIITMSILAGTPGALWNMLRLVRVGDITVLGMLLIFVFLVFVMAIIVFVETASRKIPIQHPRKVMGRKMMEGGTTHLPLKINPSGVIPPIFASSLLIFPATLVAITDTPFMRTISEEVIQNPFVYNIVFAVLIIFFSFFYTGIVYDPNDLSDNIKNSGANVPGIRPGAKTSEYIGSILNKITLIGSIYLVAVCVLPSFLQRDPFNLPFYFGGTSLLIIIGVTLDFMQRVQSFVITRNYDSFATAGGGGGARRPRGQGGRRRKRF; encoded by the coding sequence ATGAGCGCGTCTGCTTCTGGAATTCCCCGTATTTCGGAACTGAACAGAAGACTGCTTTTTACGCTGTTTATTCTAATTGTTTACAGGCTCGGAGTTTTTATTCCGGTTCCGGGCATATCTCCGGCGCAAATCACTCAGCTTTTTGAAAGGACGAGCGGAACGGCGTTTGACCTTTTTAATGTGTTTTCGGGCGGCGCCCTTGAACAGGCGTCGATTTTTGCCCTTGGGGTAATTCCCTACATTACGGCTTCAATTCTTATGTCGCTTATGGTCAAGGCGATTCCTTCTCTTGAAGCTCTTCAAAAAGAAGAGGGGCAGGCGGGAAGGAGAAAAATCAACCAGTATTCACGCTACGGCACGGTACCGATCTCAATTATTCAGGCAACCGTTCTTACTCTCGCTCTTGAAACCGGGGCTGCCGAAGCACCGGGGCTCGGCTTTCGCCTGAGCACAATTTTGACGCTCACCTCAGGCTCGATGCTTGTTATGTGGCTCGGAGAACAGATATCTGAGAAGGGTATAGGAAACGGCGTTTCTCTGATAATCACAATGTCAATTCTTGCTGGCACCCCCGGCGCTCTGTGGAACATGCTGCGGCTTGTGCGTGTGGGAGACATAACCGTGCTCGGAATGCTTTTAATCTTTGTTTTTCTGGTTTTTGTGATGGCAATAATTGTTTTTGTTGAGACCGCTTCAAGGAAGATTCCCATTCAGCACCCCAGAAAGGTTATGGGAAGAAAAATGATGGAAGGCGGCACGACGCATCTTCCTCTTAAAATCAATCCTTCGGGGGTTATTCCGCCCATCTTTGCGTCTTCGCTTCTTATATTTCCGGCGACTTTAGTCGCCATTACGGACACGCCTTTTATGAGAACAATTTCGGAGGAGGTGATACAAAACCCCTTTGTTTACAACATTGTCTTTGCGGTTCTTATTATTTTCTTTTCATTTTTTTACACAGGAATTGTGTATGATCCGAATGACCTTTCAGACAACATTAAAAACAGCGGGGCAAATGTGCCGGGGATAAGACCCGGGGCGAAAACTTCGGAGTATATCGGCTCAATTCTGAACAAAATCACCCTTATCGGCTCAATCTATCTTGTAGCCGTTTGTGTGTTGCCGAGTTTTCTCCAGAGGGATCCTTTCAACCTGCCGTTTTATTTCGGCGGCACATCGCTTCTGATTATAATCGGCGTAACGCTTGATTTTATGCAGCGCGTTCAGTCTTTTGTGATAACTCGCAATTATGATTCATTCGCAACTGCGGGTGGCGGTGGTGGGGCACGCCGCCCACGAGGGCAGGGCGGCCGTCGTAGGAAACGTTTTTAA
- the rplO gene encoding 50S ribosomal protein L15, producing the protein MLDRLPKPAGSAKSRQRVGRGAGSKGKTAGRGQNGQGSRSGKGVSRWFEGGQTPLKMRIPKRGFKNRFKVSYDTVNISALERFEDGATVDTEALVQKRLISGKRPVKLLGNGKTEKKLTLKVDAASSSSMEKIERSGGKVEIV; encoded by the coding sequence ATGCTTGACAGATTACCAAAACCCGCCGGTTCAGCCAAGTCCCGCCAGAGAGTTGGAAGGGGAGCCGGTTCAAAAGGAAAAACCGCCGGACGCGGACAGAATGGGCAGGGGTCGCGTTCCGGAAAAGGAGTCTCGCGCTGGTTTGAGGGTGGACAGACACCCCTGAAAATGAGGATTCCGAAAAGAGGTTTCAAAAACAGGTTCAAGGTTTCCTACGACACCGTAAATATAAGCGCGCTTGAGCGTTTTGAAGACGGCGCCACAGTGGATACCGAGGCGCTTGTCCAGAAACGCCTTATAAGCGGAAAACGCCCCGTAAAACTTCTCGGCAATGGAAAAACTGAAAAGAAACTGACTCTCAAGGTTGACGCCGCGAGCAGCTCTTCAATGGAAAAAATAGAGCGTTCCGGCGGCAAGGTAGAGATTGTATGA
- the rpsE gene encoding 30S ribosomal protein S5, translated as MTGSGFVDPAGLELEEKVVDIRRVAKVTKGGKRFHFTAMTVVGNGNGIVGYGLGKSNEVPNAIKKGTDKARKNLIKVSLHGSTIPHEVSCESSSSRVVLLPAAPGTGVISGGPVRAVADLAGISDILSKVVGSRNPINVVAATIKALSQLTLPEQVALEREKEVSDLDLPPYYKF; from the coding sequence ATTACGGGTTCCGGTTTCGTTGACCCCGCGGGGCTTGAACTGGAAGAGAAAGTAGTTGACATCAGGCGTGTCGCCAAGGTTACAAAGGGCGGAAAACGTTTCCATTTCACCGCGATGACGGTTGTCGGCAACGGCAACGGCATAGTGGGTTACGGGCTGGGCAAGTCAAACGAAGTCCCGAACGCGATTAAGAAAGGAACGGACAAAGCGCGCAAAAATCTTATAAAAGTTTCTCTGCACGGTTCAACCATACCGCACGAGGTTTCGTGTGAGAGTTCATCAAGCCGTGTCGTGCTTCTGCCGGCGGCTCCGGGAACGGGAGTTATTTCCGGAGGCCCCGTTCGCGCGGTCGCGGACCTTGCGGGTATCAGTGATATTCTTTCCAAGGTTGTAGGCTCAAGAAATCCCATTAATGTTGTGGCGGCGACCATAAAAGCGCTTTCCCAACTTACACTTCCGGAGCAGGTCGCGCTTGAGCGCGAAAAGGAAGTTTCCGATCTTGATCTTCCTCCGTATTACAAGTTTTAG
- a CDS encoding 50S ribosomal protein L18, protein MIRDRKTLRNRRHKRIRRKVSGTMSVPRLCVFKSSRYIYAQIVDDVVGRTMFAASSLTPEVKKNISEKDSKVEQAKAVGEYLGEVSVAGGVKKVVFDRGGYPFHGRVKSLAAGLREKGLEF, encoded by the coding sequence ATGATTAGGGACAGGAAAACTCTGAGAAACAGAAGGCATAAAAGGATAAGGAGAAAAGTGTCCGGCACAATGAGTGTTCCGAGGCTGTGCGTTTTCAAATCCTCCAGATATATCTACGCCCAGATTGTTGACGATGTAGTCGGAAGAACAATGTTTGCCGCGTCTTCACTTACTCCTGAAGTCAAAAAAAACATCAGTGAGAAGGATTCAAAGGTGGAGCAGGCAAAAGCGGTCGGCGAATATCTCGGAGAGGTTTCAGTCGCGGGCGGAGTGAAAAAAGTAGTTTTTGACAGAGGCGGATATCCGTTTCACGGAAGGGTGAAGTCACTCGCCGCAGGTTTAAGGGAGAAAGGTCTTGAGTTCTAA
- the rplF gene encoding 50S ribosomal protein L6, which produces MSRIGNKPVPLPEKVDISQSGGLLSVKGPKGELPVRVPEGLSVEIADGFVNVKTDETKKMKSHHGLVRMLIANSVQGVSEGFTRTLEIVGTGYKAEMSGKDSLKMSLGYSHPITFSLPQGVTAKVEGRGTRLTLEGINKQVVGEAAANIRKLREPDAYKGKGVRFAGENIRLKPGKSGVKK; this is translated from the coding sequence ATGTCAAGAATAGGAAACAAACCAGTGCCGTTACCGGAAAAGGTTGACATCAGCCAGTCAGGCGGTCTTCTCAGCGTAAAGGGGCCCAAAGGCGAGTTGCCGGTTAGGGTTCCCGAAGGCCTAAGTGTTGAAATCGCAGACGGGTTTGTAAATGTGAAAACGGATGAAACAAAGAAAATGAAATCCCACCATGGTCTTGTAAGAATGCTCATAGCGAATTCCGTTCAGGGCGTTTCCGAAGGATTTACGAGAACGCTTGAGATAGTCGGCACGGGATATAAAGCCGAGATGTCGGGTAAAGACTCGCTTAAGATGTCGCTTGGTTATTCCCACCCCATCACATTCTCGTTGCCTCAGGGTGTAACGGCGAAAGTGGAAGGACGGGGAACAAGGCTGACACTTGAGGGGATTAACAAACAGGTTGTCGGCGAGGCGGCGGCGAATATAAGAAAACTACGCGAGCCTGACGCTTACAAAGGGAAAGGCGTGAGATTTGCCGGCGAAAATATAAGATTGAAGCCCGGAAAATCAGGTGTGAAGAAATGA
- the rpsH gene encoding 30S ribosomal protein S8 produces MTDPIADMLARIKNALMVRHAEVLIPHSNIKVEIGRVLKEEGYIADFNISGEGVKKEIVVKLKYSTQGAPGIKNFKRVSKPSGRIYVGKDRIPRVVTGMGTAILSTSKGIMTGRHARDMGIGGEVICTVV; encoded by the coding sequence ATGACAGATCCAATAGCAGACATGCTTGCGAGAATAAAAAACGCCCTTATGGTCCGGCACGCCGAGGTTTTGATTCCACACTCCAACATCAAGGTTGAGATAGGAAGGGTGTTGAAGGAAGAAGGGTATATCGCCGATTTTAATATCTCGGGAGAAGGTGTGAAGAAGGAGATTGTGGTCAAACTCAAATACTCTACGCAGGGTGCTCCGGGAATCAAAAACTTCAAAAGAGTGAGCAAACCCAGTGGAAGGATTTACGTAGGAAAAGACAGAATTCCTCGTGTTGTTACGGGCATGGGCACTGCGATACTTTCAACTTCAAAAGGTATAATGACTGGTCGCCACGCCAGAGACATGGGCATAGGTGGAGAAGTTATCTGCACTGTGGTGTGA
- a CDS encoding type Z 30S ribosomal protein S14, which yields MARKALWEKSLRKPKYKVRKVNRCSLCGRPRAFLRQFGMCRLCFRELASRGEIVGVRKASF from the coding sequence ATGGCAAGAAAAGCGCTTTGGGAAAAATCTCTGAGGAAACCGAAATACAAGGTTCGCAAGGTTAACCGTTGTTCTTTGTGCGGGAGGCCGAGGGCTTTCTTAAGACAGTTCGGTATGTGCCGTCTGTGTTTCAGGGAACTTGCGAGCCGGGGTGAAATCGTGGGAGTGAGAAAAGCAAGTTTCTAA